One genomic region from Natrarchaeobius halalkaliphilus encodes:
- a CDS encoding COG1361 S-layer family protein: MNRDGRLVIAAVVLVAIAAIAAVGIVSATQGVERGEPNIDVYLSDNEVQTGTTETIEIDVGNDATVASGSGEQVTTARGVSVEIQDAGPFEAKSAERAIGPIQDGQVATAPMEIDVPRDIEPGEHTVTVRVRYAYTNRVSGGDVQRLTKSERHSVTVVVPDEPRFEIDDVETDVEPGGSGEATIGVRNVGTETATDLRTAISGGTGISVDGSTAEAPAEELLGELDPGRSTEFTVDVAIEESVSAGEKPLQLEFTYRDESGIERQGETETASLVPASEQSFSISDLEDTLSVGYDGEVTGELTNDGPRAVDDAVLIVEPMSDSLYVEDTRYAVPELEAGESTTFRYPTDVSGQADPGPRQLRFTVEYTSGDRSTLTDGPISERVVVDDERDEFSLETVSATVGQGETSDLVLEVTNERPETLSSVDARLYTDSPLDTTNDEAFVPELEPGESAEIRFDVSAAGDASAELHPVELDFQYDTERGDTVVSDTYLHPVEVEAVEDDGGTSLGSILVRGMAVLTVAGLGIGFWWRRR, translated from the coding sequence ATGAACCGTGACGGACGGCTGGTGATCGCCGCCGTCGTTCTCGTCGCGATCGCGGCGATCGCAGCGGTCGGGATCGTCAGTGCGACGCAGGGCGTCGAACGCGGCGAGCCGAACATCGACGTCTATCTCTCCGATAACGAGGTACAGACCGGAACGACCGAAACGATCGAGATCGACGTCGGTAACGACGCGACGGTCGCCTCCGGATCGGGCGAGCAGGTGACGACCGCACGCGGCGTCAGCGTCGAGATTCAGGACGCGGGTCCGTTCGAGGCCAAAAGCGCCGAGCGAGCGATCGGTCCGATCCAGGACGGACAGGTGGCGACGGCTCCGATGGAGATCGACGTGCCCCGCGATATCGAACCCGGCGAACACACCGTCACCGTCAGGGTTCGATACGCCTACACGAACCGCGTCTCCGGCGGCGACGTCCAGCGACTGACCAAAAGCGAGCGCCACAGCGTCACCGTGGTCGTTCCCGACGAACCGCGCTTCGAGATCGACGACGTCGAGACGGACGTCGAGCCGGGCGGCAGCGGCGAGGCGACGATCGGCGTTCGAAACGTCGGCACCGAGACGGCCACCGATCTCAGGACCGCGATCTCGGGCGGGACCGGCATCTCGGTCGACGGCAGTACCGCGGAAGCGCCGGCCGAAGAGCTGCTGGGCGAGCTCGATCCGGGTCGTTCGACCGAGTTCACCGTCGACGTCGCGATCGAGGAGTCCGTCAGCGCGGGCGAAAAGCCGCTCCAGCTCGAGTTCACCTACCGGGACGAATCCGGAATCGAACGCCAGGGCGAGACCGAAACGGCGAGCCTCGTCCCCGCGTCGGAGCAGTCGTTCTCGATTTCGGACCTCGAGGACACCCTCTCGGTCGGCTACGACGGGGAGGTCACCGGCGAGCTCACGAACGACGGACCCCGGGCGGTCGACGACGCCGTCCTGATCGTCGAGCCGATGAGCGACTCGCTGTACGTCGAGGACACCCGATACGCCGTTCCCGAACTCGAGGCGGGCGAGTCGACGACGTTCCGGTATCCGACGGACGTCAGCGGACAGGCCGATCCGGGGCCGCGACAGCTTCGCTTTACCGTCGAGTACACGAGCGGGGATCGCTCGACGCTCACCGATGGACCGATCTCCGAACGCGTCGTCGTCGACGACGAACGGGACGAGTTCTCCCTCGAGACCGTCTCGGCGACGGTCGGTCAGGGCGAGACGAGCGATCTGGTCCTCGAGGTCACGAACGAGCGCCCGGAGACGCTCTCGAGCGTCGACGCGCGGTTGTACACCGATAGCCCGCTGGATACGACCAACGACGAGGCGTTCGTCCCCGAACTCGAGCCGGGCGAATCGGCCGAGATCCGCTTCGACGTGAGCGCAGCCGGCGATGCGTCGGCCGAACTCCACCCGGTCGAACTCGACTTCCAGTACGATACCGAACGCGGCGACACGGTCGTCTCGGACACCTATCTGCACCCGGTCGAAGTCGAGGCGGTCGAAGACGACGGCGGAACCAGTCTGGGTTCGATCCTGGTTCGAGGGATGGCCGTCCTCACGGTTGCCGGACTCGGAATCGGCTTCTGGTGGCGACGGCGGTAA